The sequence below is a genomic window from Dioscorea cayenensis subsp. rotundata cultivar TDr96_F1 chromosome 6, TDr96_F1_v2_PseudoChromosome.rev07_lg8_w22 25.fasta, whole genome shotgun sequence.
AAGTATgtgttgattttgatttgaggcTATACCAAATGTTCATATTTTGTGTTTTATACTGCTTCAGTTAAGTCTCAATTTGTTTTGTCATTCTTTGAGCAAGTACTAGAAAATCCACTGccatatttaagattttatttcaGTACAGAAGTTTCTATTTACTTCAGTAACTTGTCAAccatttaataatttgttttgaattgcaTAATGTTAAAAAGAGATTGGAGAATCCACATTTTGAATCTAATGGAAGCCCTGGTATCttgtttttgattttgaattttattttgcatcAGGGTTATTATTATCCATATGATTTGCTGAATTGTTGTCTACTAAAAATGTGTTCAGGCCTTTATATTCAGCATGTGGCAAAGAAGCCTAAGCTCTTGAAACAACTGCCTGATGCGTCTTCAGATGCAATTACTCCAATGACTGGGTCCATGACTTTACCTGTTGCTTCTCAGATGAGTAATATGTCTAATTCAAATAAGCTCATCAAAATAATTGCTAATCGGGATCGTGGAAGATAACATAAAGCAACAAAGGTAAGTCTTTTTCGTATTTTCTGGTTGATTTCCTCTTGCTTTATTGGTTTTGGATAAGctaatgaaatttaattatttctgcTTACTACTTCGGTTGTCAAGgtattttaatgataatttagcATGGCTTTATTGGTTAGGTGATAGTCATGATAATCTGTATACAATTTTATCAGAGTTGGTTCTGTGGTTGTCAATTTCAGACCATGTCAATTTGCTCTTTGTATGGGTGACAGTTTTGTATTTCCTTTAATATTTATGATCTCCAAGACAATTTGTACTTCTTTTTTGTAAGattatttggaatttttggGATATCTTAATTTCTGCCACTCCTCTCTTAAGAACTAATTATGGTATATAAATGAGACCTTGTATGCATAGCAAGGAGGAGTTTATAGAGCTTTTCTCAGTGTAGATTAGAATCTCACTCGAGTAGGCGAGAACATTTTAATCCATTGGTGCTAGAGTATGAAATCCATTGATTTAGTGTGTTCCGGGTTCCAAGAGAAGGTTAGAAATCATAATTGATCACATTTGGTAGTTCATGAGAGGATGtaccaaaaattataaaatttcctGATCTTATCCCCTTATTTGGCACATTTGgttttgtttcttaatttgCAAGACTGTTGGATGTAGTGAGTGATATATAGTGCAAGGTGAAAGCCTGTTGCCCAGATGATTAATTAGCTTAACAACCATTCCCTAGTGACCCAAAcctagttttaattgttttagtaAAGAGCTGAGCACCTTCCTCTCAAAGGGTCTGTGGTTTGTTTTTAAATTCTCCTAACTTATTTTGATTCTTGATATATGAcctcttttcatatatatttggcaagtcattttatttatttatttctaactATATATATGATCTATGTGGCATTATGTAGCATGCACAAGTGGTCATTTTGCATGAATTGCCActtttaaataaacaatatgaaAGCATATCCTAACCAATATTTCTAGGTATTTCTGTTTTGctattgtatttatatttatttttctcaagcAGATGACTACAGGACAATCAGGGTCTAGAAATCCATGGGCAGCATTTGAGGACCAGGTTGCTTTATTAGTTCGACTTAAATATCATTTTCCTTATCCtcttattaaatttattgagTTAATGAAATGTTTCATCAGGCACTTGTTGTCCTTGTTCATGATTTGGGCCCAAATTGGGAGCTAGTGAGCGATGCTATCAACAGCACTCTCCAATTCTAGGTAAATTAATCGACCATCTATCCTTTTGTTGCTCTTATTTATTGAGATAGCATACTGCCTGTGCACTTATTTTGGCTGTGTACTGGAACCTGCTGTCTGCTTGTTATTTTAGCAAAATCATCATCCATAACATTGGATTGTAGAACTTGATTTGTATGTCAACAAATTTTTatgtggtttttatttattttccatatgGTTGTTGATGCAAGCTTTGAATTTGAATGATGCCCGCTATAGAACTTAGGCAACAGATTTGTCAATTCTGtattttgtatgctttgtttgaaatatacatacatacataaatattttatttttgtcttattaTTCTCTTCGTCAATGTTTTCTAGTTGTATTACATCTTCCGGAAACCTAAAGAGTGCAAGGAACTACGTAAAGCTCTAATGGACAGAAGTGCTGGGGATGGTGCTGATAGTGCAGAAGATTCCGGTTCTTCTCAGCCATATTACCTGGCATTCCAAAGGCAAGGACCTGCTTCTTAACCTTTTTGTTGATTTGTGACCTCTTTAATACTTGCACTGCTTAAAGTCTGAGACTTTGTTTTAGCTTATTTTCTCCTGCTGCTTAATCAGGGTAGCGCCAGACAGTTGTTTCAACGCCTTCAAGGGCCAATGGAAGAGGATACCCTAAAGGtgcattttgaaaagataattttGATCAGACATCAACGCCATTCATGCAGGAGTCAGGTCTGTTTTTCTTAACTCTGTTGTATGAGAATCATAGGTGCTCCGTCACACTGGAACTTCTCTCACTCTTGTTTTTAAACATCAGATGAGCCTTGAAAGAAATGCTTGAAAGAAATGCTCAACCTTACTTTTACTTGAAAAGTTGAATTGTTGCTATAGGTTCAATGTTTTTGTACTAACGACAGTCAACACTGACTGTTTTATGACTGGAATGGTTTAACTGCTTTTGCATAAATGCCATTAggcattattttgttttatggcCAGCTTTTGACTTTTGTATAGGTAGCATATTGAAATCATGTTCATTTTACATTAGGTTTCCTTGTTAGTTATTGGGCTGACCTACCTGttatatttttagttacaaTTGTGTTTTAGTTTCACTTCCATCTCTATTGCCTTCTTGGTACCATTTTCCTCACTCTTATTGGCGTCTACGATCTTGATGTTTTGTGAAGAACGATGGCCAAGAAATGAAGCAATAGTTCCAGCTCATAACTCTCATGTTGTGGCTCTTTCACAAGTTATCCCAAACAACTTGAGTGGTGGCATATTGACGTGAGTATCATTTTCTGATCCTATTATTGTATGTCTGTACTTTCTTTTCCTTAATTCATCATTTCAGTTCTATGTCTTTCTGtaatttctttttcctcttatcTTGTTATGTAGGCCACTTGATCTGTGTGATTCAATCATATCAAGCCCAGACGTTACTACACTTGGCTATCAGGGATCTCATACAAGTGGTTTGGCTATCACAAGTCATCCAGGCTCTGTAACCCCTGTTCTTCCTACCACTAGTGCAAACAATGTGTTACAAACCTCTCCTGGAATGGTCCTATGCAGTGGTTTACCTTCACCTTCTAACCCTCTAAGTGCTGCTTCTAGGTAAGATCTGTTGAGATGGATTACCTGTGATCCACACTTGCTATTATttgcttatatttttaaaattatttttgtagggATGCCCAGAGAAATAGTATGCCTATATCTGTTTCTTTACCCGTTGATGAACAGCAAAGAATGCGATACAACCAAATGCTTTCTGGTAGAAATGTTCAGCAATCTGGTTTGCCTGTTCCTGGAAACTTACCTTGTGGATCGAGGAATGATGTCTACTAGTGCGATGGGGATGATGTGTGGGATGAACCGGGGAATGCCCTCCATGCCTAGAGCAGGGTTTCAAGGAATTAATTCCCCAGAGATGCTTAACATGGTGCCTACTAGTGCGATGATGCTTTCAGGAAATGGTGTTACAAATCCTGTCACTGCTCACCAAGGGAACTCAATGTTGAGGCCTCATGATACTATGCATATGCTTCGGGTAAGTATTCAGTTTTATTTCTGTATCCTATTGCTCACTATTGagctaataaattttaaaatttctgttAGTATAACCTGGTTatactatttgtttattttttaagttttgataTTTACAGATTCCGTAAATTAATCTGTGACTGTTCTGATATGATAGATAATACATTGTGGAGTATAATATCTGTGATCAACTTTGCTGTGTGTTTGCTTTAATTCCTCTCTTTTAGAAGTTTTTATTAGTCAACCCATCTGATTACCATTACCATGATCTTGCAGCCTGGTCAGACTACTGAGGAACATAGGCAGATGATGCAAGAACTGCAAATGCAGGTTTCTCCGGGGAGTGGTCAGGCTGTCGGCACGTTCAATGGTATGAGTGGCCCTTTCTCTAATGCATCTGTCTCTCCTCCTGTTCAGACATTCCCAGTGCATCAGCATCAAAAGCCACATCTATTGGGCAATTGTCACGCTCATATTCAAGGTTCTAACCATTCAAGTCCTCAGCAGCAGGCCTATGCTACTCGATATCTTACCTCAACCACAAGCATCTTTTCCCAGCTCCAATGCAATTTCACCTATACAAAACAGTTCTCAAACTTCAACAGCAAACACAATTGTCAACCTCTGCCAGCTCAACCACTActgcagcaacaacaacaacagcagcgTCAGACAAATACAATCCTCATCTGATACAGTTCAAGGTAATCAGCTGGTTTCTGGTACGTCAGTGGTCCAATGCACAGATTCAGTCAATCCCACTTCTGTGGCGTCCTCTTCAACACAGTGGAAAGCAGAACCTTCACATGATATAAGCATGCCATCTTAGAGTGCTCACTTGGCTAGTTCACCCCAAGAAAATCTGCTGACTAATGACACAGTAGCACCCCCTTTGAGTCAAGCTTCCTCACAGAGGCAGTTTTCAGGCTCAATGCATGGACATGGAATTGGAGGGCAGTGGCAGCAACAGCAGCAACCTCAGTCACAACAATCACAACCATCTCAGCATCAGCATCGGCAAACATCACAAACTAATTTATATGTGCAATCTTCGAACTCAGGGCCTGTACAAATGATGCTATTGTACAGGTAGGTTGGTAATGTGTGGCTCTGCTTCTATAAGTTcttgaagcttttttttttttggttgcatAATCTATGTTATTGATGGACAAGATTGTTTGTGTGTGCTAAGTTGAAAATGCCCGATTGATGTCCCTTAATTCTTGTTTCTTTAGGTGGATAATCAGGATACATAAGGGATATATCATGAAAATGAACAGTTTAGGTGTTCTACCTGCTGATGAGAAGTTTTAGTTTGGATAGAATGAATATCTTGCATTTATGGAATCATACATACATGaccattattttttatctgaCTCCTTATGATGTGAGGAGACTGAGAATAGTggatttcataatttttgtcTTGCTGCTGTATTCAATGATCGATTTTCATTCCTGCCCTCGTGCTTAATAGATGCCCCCAGGAAGTCTTAACCTGACACCTAGAAACTACCTCCAGTCCAAATTTTTAAGGAAAGGCAAGCAAATGGGATTAATTACTTCTGCATGCCTAAGGAGGCTCTTTCAAGTGTGCATGCAGTCCTGATACGTGATGATGACTTCTGTTTAAATctatttgtttgtttcattAGACTTGCTGAAACAAGTCTCTCCAACCTAGTGTGGAGGTGCTCTAGCCTTAATTTTGTGACTCTTGACTTTGTTGGAATACTTGATTATTACGTGCTTATAGATCTATGAagggtttatatataattgcatGTACACGAAAGATGATTAGGGTTTACTGTGGATTTTCTGGGCCATGAGACAGAGTAGCTGAACTGCCCCGTTTCTCCTATCAATGTTTAATGTTATTCACTTGTAGAGCAGGCTATTAGCTTGAAGGACACAACTTTGTGTTCTCTATGAGGTTGTTAATTCGTCCTTTCTATGTTCTGATAGCTCACattggttgaccttagatttgtatCAAACTACTGATAACCTTAAGACACGTCGTTTTAGAAAACAGATGTGATCCTATATCTTTTCATTGCTGAACTTGCATTTCGTTATCATTTTGCAAACATTTGAGATTATCATAAATATACTGTGACGTAGTGTATCAATAAACTATCAACTTGAATATGCACAGTTCTATTgaaattctttgtttctttgtccTAAATCACCTTCAATGTATTTTGTGCCTTAGTTTGCTATATTTTTAGTCACATTTTGAATCCTCTTATTGATTCTCTTTAAACAAGAGCTCCTTTATTCATCCCTTCTCTAAAATGTCCAATCGACTTAATAAACCATGCAATTTAAGTATTACATGTGATCATTTCTCATCAGATGTTTTTTGAATcaatatttgtgtttctaaGTTCTAATTGAAACAGAtgcaatctttttcttttccccttttGTAGGCGGTGAGAGCTGGGCTGGGGCATGCTATCATGATCTTGGCTTTGTGCTTAGAACTTACCGTATTCTCAAGCACTTGTAAGCCAGGTACTAAGCCAATTGTCTCACCTTATGTAATGTTCTGTTTTTTTAACTTCACCAGCTAATTCTCTCCATTGGCAGAAGAGCTCAAATTCTGTAATGTTTGTAATGCTAGTCGATATTAtactggatttttttttaagcttgtGCAATATAGTATGGTTCTTATTCAAGTGTGTACATCCTCTCTGAGACACTTTTAGTAGTTCATGAGGAGCTGCTTCCTCTTTAGTTTGTGCATGGAATCCAGTGTTTATAAGAATACTTAATTCTTCTTTTActagcataatatatataccGCAAACATTGGATCCTATGAATTTGTTGTATCTGAAACTCTTTCGTTTTTTGTTGACCACTCTTCCGTAAAATCTTAGAGCTTATTGACAGCAGTGAGAACAAGTGCTAATCTTCACCATTTCGTGAGTGCTATTTGTTTCCCGTTTTCTTATcgtattttttatgatattctTGATGTAGTGTTCATTTTATGGCAGTCATTGTGAATGTTACATCacgattttattttattttatttttttggagcAGGGATGTCTTATGTATCTTGCAGAAAAACATACATAGTTAagctgtattttttttcttctgaaatatatgtatatctgGACTAACaactaggggtggcaaaaattcgggtccggacaaaaaccgggtccggacaactactaatatgaatagaaaaacttgtgtccggacCTGCCCGGTTTTGAAATCCGGACAAACTTGGCATGTCCAAACCactgtttatttttaaaaaccgggttgtccggatgtccaaatttgtccgaattctataagctatttttaagttcgctcaaatattaaattatacaaaaataatttaattcacattaaatgcaaaaaaaaacatcaataatccaaaacttaactcaaattatagaaaaaatataagtcttaatagaaaaaacaatatatgtttaaagtttttagaagaatggACTTAAAACAAATGGCCCTAAGGTTGTgggcttttaaagttttaggggtTAAAAGGGCCCGGTTGTCCAAATTtctatgtccggacccggcccggatttaaatccggacaaccaaGCCATGTCCGAACCCGGCCCGCATTTGCAAATCTTATGTCCAAATCCTTTTTATTCccggacaaaaccgggccggcaggtccggacagattattgccacccctactAACAATAGTAattgtattgttgttattattatgtcCAGACTTAGTTTGAAATGGTAAATACGGTTTGGGCCGTTTGGTTATtgtcaaaaaattataaaatttaaaaaaatacattttgtaAAGATTTGCAGCAGTGGGATAGGTTCTTGTGCATCCTCACAAATTTTTTGCATGTTGAATAAAAcgagcttattttttttatagaaattatatgcaaaattcttagtttaatagtaattaaaaatttttaaggatGTGTCTCGTTCACGATATTAGAATGGTAATGGCACTGTTTGAATAGGAATGTGAATGGAAACCGTGGAATATTTTATTGGGAATAGAAAAAATTTAAGCGGGGAATAtgacaaaattactttttacTCTTATTAATACACATAAATCcgattaataataaataattttttatctaaagaatattttgaatattattattaaaaataattattataatttaatattcacattaaatatctcagtttaattaattattagtgtaatgggcaaaaatgtcatttcacttttattattgtaattatatataataatttttgttttaatttttattcaatttaattattatagttaattatttaatattataagttttatttaattaaatattcagaGGAGCAAAAGTATCATTTCAAAGGTTAATATTATTcattcttctccaaatagtgcTATACCATCAATTTTGGGCAGAATACATATGCGAATAGCCGTTTGTTAtcgggattttttttttttattgtcaatgTGGACAAGCCATCACACTCACTCATATATATTGAATCCATAACAATGTTATGGAAGGGAATTGAATTTTCAATCTTCAATTTGACTATTTACGAAATCAAGtgattattttcaatcaaaatcctcaaCTATgtacatttattttcataatatctttttttatgaaataattacaagagatatatacatacataatattattttatatttatattaactaatgtaaaataaaaattatgatattaaggtctaaacatatttatttttttaaaaaaattatttataaagtgATTGTAAAATATGCATCATAAATATGGATTGTTTATGCACAGTTTAagcacaatttttatttgattgtcaACATAGTACTACGTAGTTGGAACGTAAGATTATCAAGTTTCTttaaggctgtgtttgattgccctttttttcCCTGAAAAAATTTTCCACTGGTCATTTTCCAACATTTTAAgctgtttgtttgccaaaattctCCACAAACTCTGTCACGTGATATTATTTTCCCTCAAAtcaatggaaaatttttcctgcCTCCACCCTAGGAAAAGTTTTCCAGGGAAAACTTAAGGGGctatgtgaaaagaaaacatgcaattgaaatatttaaaataacttttcatttaaaaatttaaaagaaaagttttttcttttcttttaatttttttttaaaaaagataaattatataactgcataatattttaaataaatttatctagtGAACAGATCCTACGgcgttttgatggtaagattcaattccacatAGTGttgtatataattttaaaataacttttttaaaaaaattaaaattttttttccttttcttttaatttt
It includes:
- the LOC120263499 gene encoding LOW QUALITY PROTEIN: chromatin modification-related protein EAF1 A-like (The sequence of the model RefSeq protein was modified relative to this genomic sequence to represent the inferred CDS: inserted 2 bases in 1 codon) — its product is MQESERWPRNEAIVPAHNSHVVALSQVIPNNLSGGILTPLDLCDSIISSPDVTTLGYQGSHTSGLAITSHPGSVTPVLPTTSANNVLQTSPGMVLCSGLPSPSNPLSAASRDAQRNSMPISVSLPVDEQQRMRYNQMLSGRNVQQSGLPVPGNLPXVDRGMMSTSAMGMMCGMNRGMPSMPRAGFQGINSPEMLNMVPTSAMMLSGNGVTNPVTAHQGNSMLRPHDTMHMLRPGQTTEEHRQMMQELQMQVSPGSGQAVGTFNGMSGPFSNASVSPPVQTFPVHQHQKPHLLGNCHAHIQGSNHSSPQQQAYATRYLTSTTSIFSQLQCNFTYTKQFSNFNSKHNCQPLPAQPLLQQQQQQQRQTNTILI